The Silene latifolia isolate original U9 population chromosome Y, ASM4854445v1, whole genome shotgun sequence sequence acgtttcgtctaaataacccattcccgataacaagggaaagggtttagggtttgattaggcggacccgcggtagcggtccgcctaatccaaccctaaaccctttccccgtcccgttttaggatacccggtcccctcggaaaggggttcactcttccccttttagggttcagtttacgtttcccgtttcgataacaagggaaagggtttagggttggattaggcggacccgcgttagcggtccgcctaatccaaccctaaaccctttcccgtcctgttttaggatacccggtcccctcggaaaggggttcacccttccccttttagggttcagtttacggttcccgtttcgataacaagggaaagggtttagggttggatgacccgcgttagcggtccgcctaatccaaccctaaaccctttcccgtcccgttttaggatacccggtcccctcggaaaggggttcacccttcccctattagggttcagtttacggttcccgtttcgataacaagggaaagggtttagggtcggattaggcggacccgcgttagcggtccgcctaatccaaccctaaaccctttcccgtcccgttttaggatacccgccccccgtttaatcccttttacgtactaggtacgtttcgaaatagtcttaggttcgttttatatatattgtgggtacgtttcgtctaaattacccattcccgataacaagggaaagggtttagggttggattaggcggacccgcgttagcgggctgcctaatccaaccctaaaccctttcccgtcccgttttaggatacccagtcccctcggaaaggggttcacccttccccttttagggctgagtttacggttcccgtttcgattacaagggaaagggtttagggttggattaggcggacccgcgttagcggtccgcctaatccaaccctaaaccctttctcgtcccgttttaggatacccgctccccgtttaatcccttttacgtactaggtacgtttcgaaatagtcttaggtttgttttacatatattgtgggtacgttttgtctaaataacccattcccgataacaagggaaagggtttaaggttggattaggcggacccgcgttccaaccctaaaccctttcccgtcccgttttaggatacccggtcccctcggaaaggggttcacccttccccttttagggctgagtttacggttcccgtttcgattacaagggaaagggtttagggttggattaggcggacccgcgttagcggtccgcctaatccaaccctaaaccctttcccgtcccgttttagggtacccgccccccgtttaaacccttttacgtactaggtacgtttcgaaatagtcttaggttcgttttacatatattgtgggtacgtttcgtctaaataacccatttccTTTTAGGGCTGAGTTTAcggttccgtttcgataacaagggaaagggtttagggttggattaggcgtcccgcgttagggttggattaggcggacccgcgttagcgggacgcctaatccaaccctaaaccctttcccgtcccgttttaggatactcgccccccgtttaatcccttttacgtactaggtacgtttcgaaatattcttaggttcgttttacatatattgtgggtacgttttttctaaataacccattcccgataacaagggaaagggtttagggttggattaggcggacccgcgttagcagTCCACGTTGTAGGAGTGTGAAAATATCATTACCTAAAAATGAAATGAACGAAGCAAAGATTTAAATACTATACTAACTATGATTATCAGAATTATACGATGTTTGGTACGCTGTTCACTGTTACGGTCTTTCGATTTCACCAATAATTCAGTCCGGACAAAACCCTATAATAGGACGCTTAAACAATCGAAAACAATGTCGAGGAAAACGGCAGTTCTAAATTAATACCCAAATGACATCCCGTCACAAAAACTGGGCATCAACTAATACGActtaaaaagaagaaaataaattaCCTAAGCAGATACTTCCAAAAAGACTTCCAAACGGCAGTTTGTCGTCCAGGTGAATACATCAATTTCAACTTCCAAAACACACTTCTAACATAAGCAGATACTTCTAAATTAAAGCCAAAAAGAGCCAATATCTCCAAAACCCTTTTACATACTAgttacgtttcgaaatagtcttgggttcgttttacatatattgtgggtacgtttcgtctaaataacccaggTACGTTAAGTAACGACTTTAAATTAACAACTCAAAAGCTGGAATCTTAGGCAATGGAACAATTTATCCACCGAAAATGAGAATAATGATTCAAATTGAAACGTAACTAATAGACGTGACAACACACGCCAACAGCTAACATTTACAAAATACAATATCCATTCAAATTAAAGCTTCCTCCTACATTTGGACAGTAACAAAATATAATATCAAGGTCCCTAAACAAGACAAACTAACTCAGAAGCTGGCATCGTAGGCAATGGAACAATTTATCCACCGAAAATGAGAATACTAATTCAAATTCAAACATAACTAATAGAGGTCAAAACATACGCCAACAGCTAACATCAACAAAATACAATATCCATTGTAGTCGTCGGCTGTTACACCCTTCTGGCTACAATTGCTGCGCATCCCAATCCACAACTGTTTCATTGACAATACCTACATCATCAAATCATGTAAAATATCATTAATACTTTGTATATATGCCCTCTTCCACTAATatgtaaatttaaaaaaaaacaagcaaataaagtaCCTGATTATGATTATGAGATTACTTGTTAGGAAGTTGGCTCGGGCAATTTCTACTATCATGGCGTGCCATTTCTCCACAAGCACGGCATTTTCTAAGAGGCTTAGCGTGCTCCTCCATTGGCTTTTCTTTTTCAGAAGTCATCCTTCTACCAGATCCCTTATTTTTTGCTTGATTTGGAGGAAGAATATGAGCTTTAGTAGGGATTTTAGACCCAAGAAGCGTCTCGATTTGAGTTTTCTTGCTTTTTGACTTCCCACCACTACTTGAAATCAACAACTTCTCATTGAAACTCTGAAGCAATTCGAGTAActctttctccttctcctcaTCATCCTCCACAAGTGACACTGCAGTGAACACCCCTGACAATAATTCACTGATAGTGTTTTGTCTTGTGTCAATTAACGCACAATCAGCTTCTAAGGACGTCCCTACAACATTAAAGATAGGACGAAATGTTGCATAATTGCTCCACCTCGGCAATAGATATTCAGAAGGTATTTCATCAAACCCCTTATTATGCAACACCCATACACAATGTCTACAAAGTATCCCAAATCTCTGAAACCTCTTGCATGAACACACTAAAGTTTTCCCATCAACATCGACTTCATAGACTTTCTTGCTCTCACGATCCATAACAAATAAACGCTCTACGTCCCTTTCTTTCGTGCTTTTGTTGGCCTCATTACAAGAGTAGCATGCACCTTTCAACTCTTCTTGAAAATCATAAAACACAGGTGGTGTGTAAAATTCAAAGACATTTCTTTTCTATAGAAAGGGAGTTGATAATATAGGAGAGGAGTTTTTAGAATCGCATTAATTTAGAATGCTTCCCGTTGAGCATCCATTGCCGATGAAAGCACATCCAAAATCGAACAAGTGATAGGTTGGGGTTGGTGAAGTTGCCGAAGAAACTATTCTCTGATTCAGACCTTGAAGTTGTCCTTAGAAGCCCACCCATATAAGTGTCCCGAAAATATGCAGGAATCCATAATTTGCGGTCCTCAAACATAGATTTCAGCCACTCATTTCTAGACaaatcatgtttttccataattgAACACCAGCTCGACTCAAATTCAGTTGGCTCAATATATTCATTCCAAACAATAGAACTTATTTCTTTTAGAAAGTCTGTGTCTTTGTAAATGGTTGAGCCAACTTTGTCAGGCAATTttttcatgatatgccacatacagAATCTGTGTGTTGTGTTGCCTGAAAACACATTTTTAACCCCCGCTTTAATACCCAGACATTGGTCAGTAATCAGAGTAGTAGGATAACACCCACCCATTGCCTTCATAAAATTGTCAAAAAGCCAGGTAAAAGACTCTTCATTCTCCCGCATTATCAAACCAGCCGCAAAAGTGACACATTTTTTATGGTTGTCAACCCTCGTAAAAGGACAAAACACCATACGGTATTCATTAAAATCGAATGTGGTGTCAAAAGACACAGAATCACAAAGAGTGCATAGTTCTTAATTGCAATTGGATCAGCCCAGAAAACCTTAGTGAGTCTTTTGTTGTCATCAACatcaaaatcaaagtaaaatgagGGACACCTAGCTCTTTTTTGCATGAAGCCCTCTATCAGCATTTCCGCATCATATTCTTTGATGTATTTCTTTACATCCCTTGAAAAATTCTTAAAATCTTCTAAGGAAGCCCCTACGTTTTTATATCCCCTAACGTACTCTTTAAACATTCGAAATGTCTTCACAGGCCCCTGGTTAACACGTGAGTTATCCATTATCATTTTCTTATGCACAAGGTTGAGCTTCCTAAATGACTTTAAGTGAATCATTGTGGCTGGAGTTACCATTGCATGTGAGTGCACCTCGATAAATTCATACACCTCATACTCACCAGCAGGAAGTCTCTTAAACTTAATCTTGGCAGGACACCCAACTCTTGTTATTGCCCTCCTCCTTTTTTGCCCACCATGCTACCTATTACCTTCTTTGTTACACACACAACTCTTATGTGTAGTAACTCCTTGAATGATTTTACTTGAATCCAATCTCGGACTAAAGCCACAAGCTTTGGCATATGCTTTGTAGAAATCCAACCCTTGCTCCAAATTCTCAAATTTCATTCCAACAAATGGTTTAAGCTCTTCTGAACAATGAGGCACTCCGTGAATCTCACTAGTAGCAACAACTTCCGGGCTATCTGGAAGACTCAAATTAACAACAATTACTTATAAACTGCCGTCTTGCTTCACACTAacaaaatgcaataaataaaactAAATGATTTGCCTGGCACATCATTCACTAATGGCACATCATTCACTAATAATTGGTCTGGACAATTAGTAAGCAATAATATATCTTCTTCCTCGATTTGTTGAAATATCCATGTCATTAGTATCACCAACTATAGCTGCAGAAACAACGAATGGCCAAATGAGCACTTATTCGCTAATAATTTTGAAAAATGATGATTGTCCTAGCTCGAACTAATGTAATTCAACAGCTAAAATTGTCACAAGGGAAAGGGTATTAGGAAAAGTAACGAGGGAAAGTGTACGAAATAACAAAATTGCCAACATTGTCATACAAACAGTAAACACCTAACTTTAAcaatcaatcaaataatcaattgttcaattaacacaaaaaaaaattaaaaatgttcaattatccctccccccccccccccccgtttaaacccttttacgtactaggtacgtttcgaaatagtcttaggttcattttacatatattgtgggtacgtttcgtctaaataacccataaCCCATTCCCGCTCAAAATAGCTCAAAATATTTCATACACCGCCCAATACAAAGCACAAAGTTAAACAAGACCAAAGTAAACAAACAAGGCCCAACAAGCATTAATCCAGAGAATGTAAATTGTTGCAAAGAAAATGGGAAGATAACGACCAACGACCACGAATCAGGGGTATTCAATCATACCGAATCAAATCGGATACCAAACGAAATCGAATGGATACTAATGAAATGGAAAACAGAGGGATACACATGCCATTTAAGAACTCGAAttcaaaatcccaaaaaaaaaattgcaagAACTCAAAGAACAAGAGAAATCAAATTACTACGATTAATATTGATTAGAAAACAATATTCCAGAAATTTTTACATCAATTTCAACTTCCAAAACACACTTCTAACATAAGCAGATACTTCTAAACTAAAGCCAAAAAGAGCCAATATATCCAAAACCCTTTTACATACTACTTACTtctcgaaatagtcttgggttcgttttacatatattgtgggtacgtttcgtctaaattaCCCAGTGCGTTAAGTAACGACTGTAAATTAACAACTCAAAAGCTGGCATCTTAGGCAATGGAACAATTTGTCCACCGAAAATGAGAATAATGGAACCAGTTGAAGAACAATTAATTGAACAAGTAACGACTGTAAATTAAATGATACAGTAGTCCCCCAAGATAGTCTAAAATAGAGTGGAAAACCTAGttataaaacatatatgagtcgTTGAAAGTGATACATTGATCATGAACAACGCAACTCAATCTCTAAAGTCATAATACACAAAAGAGCAGACCAGTTTCCTTTATGGAATTTAACTATCGGCTCCATCCTAGATTTAATTGTAACTGCTAATAGTCAATCCAAAAACATTGCATTTCACTGAAGGAATTAACGAAAAAGTTGCCAGTTTGCGTGGCATGAAAATGTAAAGATAGAGGAAGACAAGGACTAATAATGGTTATAATAATTACTAAGAAAGCTAAAAAAAAGTTGTCGCTTTGTTACAAAGCGGTATCGCCCATAAAAAGTACAAAGATTATCTATGCATATACCTCAGTTAAAAAGACACAAAAGGACGGATAGTCAGATTCTATGAATTAGCATATGAAGGAATATCCAAGTCAGGAGGCAATAAATTGATCGAATAATATGAAATGTTCGCAATGTACAAAGATGAGAGTATTCATAGTATATGTGCCCAAGACACTTAGGGAGAAAATTCGATACAGACAGGCAAACAGTGTCATACAAAAAGAGCAAAAAGAGTGAAAGAATTCGTAACTTTATGAACCAAATAGTGTCATACAAACAGGCAAACACCTAACTTTAACAATCAATCAAATAACAAACTTATCATGAACCCAGTTCTTACACAcaaccaaacaaaaaaagaagatCTCTTTTTCAGATTTTATGAACCAAATTTGCAAACATCTctttttaatataaaatgcaGAATCAATGCAAAAAGAGTGAAAGAATTCGTACCATCTACCATTTGGGAATAATCTTCATCATTTACGGTTTCAGTTATTGAGGCATGTTCTTGAGTACAAACATCTGCAATTAAAATCACAATCGTATCTTAGTAAGTGCATCTAAAAATCTGCAATTAAAATGTTAATCGCACAACAAAATGAAGAATTTGTACCtgaagttgaagaacaattggttgagactgttaccatctttaaagaatttaacccaattgaaaccctaaaaaaacgaTTTGAATTTTTCGGTTATTACAAACCCTAATTTATCAAACAATTTGaaatttcttcataaaattaaccTCATAAACTACTCTACAATCCATATATGTGCATTGATCTAAAATACCAAATCAAttaaatgtaaaattttcgatTAAATTATTTTATGAAAAAATAATAGTAATTGAAGCTAACCTTgtttgatgaattaatgatgagcTGAATGTTGTAAATCTAGAAGCTTGTTTCGTAGAGGATAGTGATGGTAGAAACTAGTTTACCAAGAAGAGAATCGCGAGAGGTTGAAGAAGAGAACCATGGAAGCTGTTTCTTGTTTTGTGGAAGAAGATAGAAGCGCGTAAGAAGAAGATAACAGTGTATAATGGGttggttcgtacggttcgtaccgtAAGTTAGTTCGCACGGgatcccgcccctatatatatatatatatatatatatatatatatatatatatatatatatatatatagagagagagagagagagagagagagagaggatcaTCTAAGTCCTACCTTTTAGATTGAGTCCATAAGCCCTAATTTAGAGCTTTGGATGACAAAGATGAAGGGCCAAGATTAGatcaaaataagaaaataaagggttaggattaaattaaaatgtgtGGCTGAGAGtgtccacaaatttggttgagtccctatGTCCTATTCTTAGCCACTCATTTTTTGAGTGTAAATTTActactttatgagtgtaactttagtcatttattgtaattttagtgTTCATGAGTGTAATTTTTACCTTTTAAGGTCATTGTGTATATgaaaatttaaattaataaatttgaatttatattatttaagaaaAGTATATGTAACTTTgttgttttacgagtgtaactttagtcgttttaaGTTTAATTTTAGTCATTtaaggtgtaactttagtcgtatggCTGTTTCTATgtataaattttaatttttatactTTGACGAGTATAACTTTACCCCTTTTAAGTATAACTTTTGTCGTTGGAGACGTAACTTTAGTCGTATGCTGGTTTCTATGTaaaaaatttatatttatatacttttacgagtgtaactttacccctttcaagtgtaactttagtcgttagagtcgtaactttagtcatatggTGGATTGTATGTAAAAATTTGAATTAATATAGTTTactattgtaactttagtcctttcaagtgtaactttagtccatatcagTGTAACGTTAGTTCTttaagggtgtaactttagtccatgttacgagtgtaactttagtccatgtcggtgtaattttagtctttcaaaggtgtaactttagtccccAAAACATGAAACCACCAATGCCACAACCACTATTACCACCAATATTACAACCACCATTGCCACCACCACCGATATACACCACCTCCACCACCTTTTCCTACTCCTTTGTCACATACAATAACAactcaacaacaaaaacaactaaaactcttcaccaaaaaaaaaaacaacaacacacCATCACTGCCCCCATCGCCTAACCCCCGACGTCAACAAGCCTCCCCACCACTCGACAGCTTCAATAACCCGCCACCGCACCCAACATCTCATATctagaaaaaaaagagaaggggAGAGAGGCAGCGGACCTTGGTGGGTAGGCGGGAGAAGAGGAAGAGGGGGAGGGAGGCGGCAGTGCGgtggaagaaggagaagaggcggTGGTGGTGCATAATGGTGGCggctcagatctgaaaaaaaaaagagaaaagaaaaagggAGGCGGCAGCGTGAGGAGGGGAAGAGGCGATGGTGGCGCGTGGTGGGTATGGCAGGCGGGTTAgatctagaaaaaaaaaagagaagtgagAAGGGGAGGGAGGCGGTAGCTAGCTAGTAGGCATCGCGGGAGAAGGAGGATAGGCGGCGTTGGGTTGGCGGCTGCGAggtggtggtggcagtggtggtggtggcagggGGAGGAGAGGAGATGGTACGGTGGTTGTTGGGGATATTTAGGGTTTGTTTAGAGAGAGGAGAGAAGGAAGAGCGAGAAGTGGGAGTTGGTGTTGTGAGAGGCAGTGGGTGAAATGAGAGAAATGAGGGTTTAAAGTTACACCCTTGAAGGACTAAAATTACACCGacatggattaaagttacactcgtaacatggactaaagttacacccttaaagaactaaagatactctgatatggactaaagttacacttgaaaggactaaagttacaatagtAAACTATATTAATTCAAATTTTTACATACAATCCACCATATAACTAAAGTTACGACTctaacgactaaagttacacttgaaaggggtaaagttacactcgtaaaagtatataaatataaatttttaCATAGAAACCAacatatgactaaagttacgactcccacgactaaagttacacttaaaaggggtaaagttatactcgtcaaagtataaaaattaaaatttatacATAGAAACAGccatacgactaaagttacacctcaaatgactaaaataacacttaaacgactaaagttacactcataaaacaaCAAAGTTACATATacttttcttaaataacataaattcaaatttattaaTTCAAATTTTCATATACACAATCACCTTAAAAGGtaaaaattacactcataaacactaaaattacaataaatgactaaagttacagtcATATAGTAGTAAAGTTACACTCAGAAAATGAGTGGCTAAGAATAGGACTTAGtgactcaaccaaatttgtggactcaTCTAAACctatctccctctctctctctctctctctctctctctctctctctctctctctctctctctctctctctctctctgtatatatatatatatatatatatatatatatatatatatatatatatatatatatatatatatatatatatatatccggtTGAAGCGATGTGGATGCGCCATGTGTCAACCCAtcattaaatacaagtattaattataGCTGAACATTaattataaacataataaatgctatGCTACATAAATCTCAGCAAGTATTAATTAGAGCTCAATAaatgtattataaaattacatataacaattacggtgataaaaatttatataaaaatttttttgataaaaattctaaaatgtaaataaatatgtTCATTCAGAAAAATGCTTTCttatgagtataattttcattacatttactgaaatattttgatatatagagatgattaaagtgagtgtctcacaatcTTTTAcatttacataaaaaaaacactttgagaaagttataaaacttcgaccattaaatccattaagaaaaatatatttggaagagttattgtattttttaaaaatagaacttaaataaaactactaagagatatgtttttatagtgtgggaatgaaaaaaattataatgcgagaaattgaatacatatgatcGAGATTTTGGTAGGTTTatatagtgtgataacgagtatgtgtacgagtatgtatgtacacaacGATCGCGATTGcatttaaataatcaaaacaaaaataataattattaagtaatatagtattataaacgacatgaaaaagtagaaaatacTTTAcaattttctttaatatcttcaattaaatatgtatacgtcaagtataaaatattgattatgactaactaaatattacttttagttaattattttatatgttatcttttaaatactttgaagttaaacctcaaaaaataatatttgagaaaattcaacctattttatttataggtaaactcttaaacatcattctatatagttgtttaaaaaaacaaaCAGTGTAAATTTCTTacagatatgtttgacacatagcacatgcaagacacaatcaaaacatgTGAATAAATTGAGTTTGGACCCTAtatatttgatacataaatatcacataCACTTTAtgcataaaaaataaaaaattatataaaattctATTTAcataattttgaacaattttaattGATTTTGAACATAGCATATCATGAAATGATATATTTTGAGAACTTAGTGTTGATTGttacattattcgaataaattttattttaattaatatgatatttgaccAGTCACAGATTTATTTATAAAacattgatcatgcataattaattatcacttatttagttttaatt is a genomic window containing:
- the LOC141628056 gene encoding protein FAR-RED IMPAIRED RESPONSE 1-like, which encodes MIHLKSFRKLNLVHKKMIMDNSRVNQGPVKTFRMFKEYVRGYKNVGASLEDFKNFSRDVKKYIKEYDAEMLIEGFMQKRARCPSFYFDFDVDDNKRLTKVFWADPIAIKNYALFVILCLLTPHSILMNTAMGGCYPTTLITDQCLGIKAGVKNVFSGNTTHRFCMWHIMKKLPDKVGSTIYKDTDFLKEISSIVWNEYIEPTEFESSWCSIMEKHDLSRNEWLKSMFEDRKLWIPAYFRDTYMGGLLRTTSRSESENSFFGNFTNPNLSLKRNVFEFYTPPVFYDFQEELKGACYSCNEANKSTKERDVERLFVMDRESKKVYEVDVDGKTLVCSCKRFQRFGILCRHCVWVLHNKGFDEIPSEYLLPRWSNYATFRPIFNVVGTSLEADCALIDTRQNTISELLSGVFTAVSLVEDDEEKEKELLELLQSFNEKLLISSSGGKSKSKKTQIETLLGSKIPTKAHILPPNQAKNKGSGRRMTSEKEKPMEEHAKPLRKCRACGEMARHDSRNCPSQLPNK